A genome region from Solanum pennellii chromosome 12, SPENNV200 includes the following:
- the LOC107005527 gene encoding PHD finger-like domain-containing protein 5B: MAKHHPDLIMCRKQPGIAIGRLCEKCDGKCVICDSYVRPCTLVRVCDECNYGSFQGRCVICGGVGISDAYYCKECTQQEKDRDGCPKIVNLGSAKTDLFYERKKYGFKKR; encoded by the coding sequence ATGGCGAAGCATCATCCCGATCTGATCATGTGCCGGAAGCAGCCAGGAATAGCTATCGGTCGACTTTGTGAGAAATGTGATGGGAAGTGTGTGATTTGTGATTCATACGTACGGCCTTGCACACTTGTCCGAGTTTGTGATGAATGCAACTATGGATCCTTTCAAGGCCGTTGTGTCATCTGTGGTGGTGTTGGTATCTCTGATGCTTACTATTGCAAGGAGTGTACTCAGCAGGAGAAAGATAGGGATGGCTGTCCAAAGATAGTCAATCTTGGTAGTGCCAAGACCGATCTGTTTTATGAACGTAAAAAATATGGTTTCAAGAAGAGATGA
- the LOC107005594 gene encoding 60S ribosomal protein L39-3, with product MPSHKSFMIKKKLAKKQRQNRPIPYWIRMRTDNTIRYNAKRRHWRRTKLGF from the exons ATG CCTTCGCACAAGTCATTCATGATTAAGAAGAAGCTAGCGAAGAAGCAGAGGCAGAACAGGCCAATTCCTTACTGGATCCGTATGAGAACTGATAACACAATCAG GTACAATGCTAAGCGTAGGCACTGGCGTAGGACCAAGCTAGGATTTTAA
- the LOC107005831 gene encoding ATPase 8, plasma membrane-type-like, translating into MAANLSLEELKNEKVDLESIPVEEVFQILKCSKEGLTKEEGQKRIEIFGPNKLEEKKENKVLKFLGFMWNPLSWVMEAAAIMSIVLANGGGKPPDWPDFVGIMVLLVINSTISFIEENNAGNAAAALMANLAPKTKVLRDGKWSEEDASLLVPGDLISVKLGDIIPADARLLEGDPLKIDQAALTGESLPVTKQPGDEVFSGSTVKQGELDAVVIATGVHTFFGKAAHLVDSTNQVGHFQKVLTAIGNFCICSIFVGIVIEIVVMWPIQKRKYRDGIDNLLVLLIGGIPIAMPTVLSVTMAIGSHRLSQQGAITKRMTAIEEMAGMDVLCSDKTGTLTLNKLTVDQTLIEVFPKNADADTVMLLAARASRVENQDAIDTCIVNMLGDAKLAREGIQEVHFFPFNPVDKRTAITYIDNNGDWHRASKGAPEQIIELCGLSGPVLKKAHEIIDNFANRGLRSLGVARQTVPEKDKESAGSPWEFVGLLPLFDPPRHDSAETIRKALELGVNVKMITGDQLAIGKETGRRLGMGTNMYPSSALLGDHKDESIAQIPVEELIEQADGFAGVFPEHKYEIVKKLQERKHICGMTGDGVNDAPALKKADIGIAVADSTDAARGASDIVLTQPGLGVIISAVLTSRAIFQRMKNYTIYAVSITIRVVMGFMLIALIWEFDFPPFMVLIIAILNDGTIMTISKDRVKPSPLPDSWKLNEIFATGIVLGTYQALMTVLFFYLAASTDFFTEKFGVRSIRENEHGLTAAVYLQVSIISQALIFVTRSRSWSFVERPGVFLVVAFFLAQFVATLITVYANWNFARIHGIGWGWAAIIWIYTIITYLPLDVLKFISRYALSGDAWDSMIQNKTAFTTKKDYGKGEREAQWAVAQRTLHGLQTAESDGLFHDKNYRELNEIAEQAKRRAEVAKYTHE; encoded by the exons ATGGCCGCTAATTTATCCTTGGAAGAGCTTAAGAATGAGAAGGTTGATCTT GAAAGTATTCCAGTTGAAGAAGTTTTCCAGATACTGAAATGTAGCAAAGAGGGTTTGACAAAAGAAGAAGGCCAAAAAAGGATTGAAATTTTTGGCCCCAACAAACTTGAAGAGAAAaag GAGAACAAGGTCCTTAAATTCTTGGGGTTTATGTGGAATCCTCTCTCATGGGTCATGGAAGCTGCTGCTATCATGTCTATTGTCTTGGCAAATGGAGGg GGTAAGCCACCAGATTGGCCCGACTTTGTAGGTATCATGGTTTTGCTTGTTATCAACTCTACTATCAGTTTCATTGAGGAGAACAATGCTGGAAATGCTGCTGCTGCCCTTATGGCTAATCTTGCTCCCAAAACTAAG GTTTTGAGAGATGGAAAATGGTCTGAGGAGGACGCTTCGCTCCTGGTTCCAGGTGATCTTATTAGTGTTAAGTTGGGTGATATTATTCCAGCTGATGCTCGTCTTCTCGAGGGTGATCCCCTGAAGATAGATCAGGCTGCACTTACCGGTGAGTCCTTACCAGTCACCAAACAACCCGGTGATGAAGTTTTCTCTGGTTCCACTGTCAAGCAAGGCGAGCTCGATGCTGTTGTCATTGCTACTGGTGTTCACACCTTCTTCGGAAAGGCTGCACATCTTGTTGATAGCACAAACCAAGTTGGCCATTTCCAAAAG GTGTTGACTGCTATTGGAAACTTTTGTATTTGCTCAATTTTTGTGGGAATAGTGATTGAGATTGTGGTAATGTGGCCGATTCAAAAGCGAAAATATAGAGATGGAATTGACAACTTGTTGGTGTTGCTTATTGGAGGTATCCCAATTGCCATGCCAACAGTCTTGTCTGTTACCATGGCTATTGGATCTCATCGGTTGTCCCAACAAGGCGCTATCACTAAGAGGATGACTGCTATCGAGGAAATGGCTGGTATGGATGTCCTCTGCAGTGACAAGACCGGTACCCTCACGCTTAACAAGCTTACTGTTGACCAAACCTTGATTGAG GTATTCCCTAAGAACGCAGATGCAGACACCGTTATGTTACTTGCAGCTAGAGCTTCGAGGGTTGAAAACCAGGATGCTATTGATACTTGTATCGTTAATATGTTGGGTGATGCTAAACTG GCAAGAGAAGGCATCCAAGAGGTTCATTTCTTTCCATTCAACCCCGTTGATAAGCGCACTGCAATCACCTATATCGATAACAATGGAGACTGGCACAGGGCTAGCAAAGGTGCTCCTGAGCAA ATTATTGAACTCTGTGGGCTCAGTGGACCTGTCTTAAAGAAAGCTCATGAAATCATCGACAACTTTGCTAACCGCGGTCTTCGTTCTTTGGGTGTTGCAAGACAG ACTGTGCCAGAGAAAGATAAGGAAAGTGCTGGTTCACCTTGGGAATTCGTCGGGCTTTTACCTCTCTTTGATCCACCAAGGCACGACAGTGCAGAGACAATTCGCAAAGCTCTCGAGCTTGGTGTTAATGTTAAGATGATCACTGGTGACCAGCTTGCTATCGGTAAGGAAACTGGTCGTAGGCTCGGTATGGGAACCAACATGTATCCATCTTCAGCTCTTCTTGGTGATCACAAGGATGAGTCCATTGCTCAAATTCCTGTTGAGGAGCTTATTGAGCAGGCTGATGGCTTTGCTGGAGTCTTCCCAG AACACAAGTACGAGATCGTGAAGAAGCTGCAAGAAAGAAAGCACATTTGTGGTATGACTGGAGATGGTGTGAATGATGCACCAGCACTGAAGAAGGCAGACATTGGTATTGCAGTTGCTGATTCAACAGATGCAGCTCGGGGTGCATCTGATATCGTTTTGACCCAACCAGGTCTTGGTGTCATTATTAGTGCCGTTTTGACAAGCAGAGCCATTTTCCAGAGGATGAAGAACTATACTATCTATGCAGTCTCAATCACAATCCGTGTCGTGATGGGATTCATGCTCATTGCACTCATCTGGGAATTCGACTTCCCTCCCTTCATGGTCCTCATCATTGCCATCCTAAACGATGGAACCATCATGACCATCTCTAAGGACAGGGTCAAGCCATCTCCTTTGCCCGACTCATGGAAGCTCAACGAGATCTTTGCCACTGGGATTGTCCTCGGAACCTATCAAGCTCTCATGACTGTTCTGTTCTTCTATCTTGCAGCCTCTACTGATTTCTTTACA GAGAAGTTCGGTGTTAGATCAATCAGGGAGAACGAACACGGTCTTACAGCTGCTGTATACCTTCAAGTGAGTATTATCAGTCAGGCTCTCATCTTTGTGACAAGATCAAGAAGCTGGTCATTTGTTGAACGCCCCGGTGTTTTTCTTGTGGTTGCTTTCTTTCTAGCCCAATTC GTGGCTACACTTATCACCGTCTACGCGAACTGGAACTTTGCTAGGATCCATGGAATTGGATGGGGATGGGCAGCAATCATATGGATCTACACAATCATTACATATCTCCCTCTTGATGTTCTTAAATTCATTAGTCGTTACGCGTTGAGTGGTGATGCCTGGGATTCAATGATCCAGAATAag ACCGCCTTCACAACAAAGAAGGACTATGGAAAAGGCGAAAGAGAAGCACAATGGGCCGTGGCTCAACGTACACTTCATGGTCTCCAGACTGCAGAAAGCGATGGCTTGTTCCATGACAAGAACTACAGGGAATTGAACGAGATTGCTGAACAAGCTAAACGTCGAGCTGAAGTTGCCAAGTACACACACGAGTAG